Proteins found in one Micropterus dolomieu isolate WLL.071019.BEF.003 ecotype Adirondacks linkage group LG10, ASM2129224v1, whole genome shotgun sequence genomic segment:
- the clec11a gene encoding C-type lectin domain family 11 member A isoform X1 has product MGPAATSLALLCLCSLGLCVPTGTADATPTQVRTASLLEVKKGRGDVPDILPEPEPEPTSPVSDFENSYNYVLSRLASMDQAIHKLNVGHYTLDVKVSQLLDRLSRIDAKVGELEDSIQEVYQHSKDNRKEIGRLEGCQKGHRLGYKCYLVYNSYEDYAGAARKCLERGGRMAMPRDRKEQEALADYVKSFFHPGNWPVWLGINDLRSEGMYLFDDGTRVSYFQWRKHFLSSQPDGGRRENCVAMSSDDGDWWDHYCDRTMNYLCEFDDRVAL; this is encoded by the exons ATGGGACCGGCTGCCACCTCGCTCGCTCTCCTGTGTTTATGTTCTCTGGGTCTGTGTGTTCCTACAGGGACGGCTGATGCTACACCAACACAGGTCAGgact GCATCCCTGTTAGAGGTgaagaaaggaagaggagatgTCCCTGATATTCTTCCAGAGCCTGAACCAGAGCCAACCAGCCCagtgtcagactttgaaaactcATACAACTATGTCT TGTCCAGACTAGCCAGTATGGACCAGGCGATCCACAAGCTCAATGTTGGTCACTACACCCTGGATGTTAAAGTCAGCCAGTTGTTGGATCGCCTGTCAAGGATTGATG CTAAAGTCGGGGAGCTGGAAGACAGCATCCAGGAGGTCTACCAGCACAGTAAGGACAACCGCAAGGAGATTGGAAGACTGGAAG GTTGCCAGAAGGGACACAGATTGGGATACAAGTGTTATCTTGTGTACAATAGCTATGAGGACTACGCCGGAGCTGCCAGAAAGTGCCTGGAACGCGGCGGCCGCATGGCGATGCCCCGCGACCGCAAGGAGCAGGAGGCCCTCGCTGACTACGTCAAGTCATTCTTCCACCCAGGGAACTGGCCCGTCTGGCTGGGCATCAACGACCTGCGATCTGAGGGCATGTACCTCTTTGATGACGGTACGCGGGTCTCATACTTCCAGTGGCGCAAACACTTCCTGTCCAGCCAGCCGGACGGAGGGAGGCGGGAGAACTGTGTGGCGATGTCGTCAGACGATGGCGACTGGTGGGACCACTACTGCGACCGGACCATGAACTATCTCTGCGAGTTTGATGACAGGGTGGcactttaa
- the clec11a gene encoding C-type lectin domain family 11 member A isoform X2, whose product MGPAATSLALLCLCSLGLCVPTGTADATPTQASLLEVKKGRGDVPDILPEPEPEPTSPVSDFENSYNYVLSRLASMDQAIHKLNVGHYTLDVKVSQLLDRLSRIDAKVGELEDSIQEVYQHSKDNRKEIGRLEGCQKGHRLGYKCYLVYNSYEDYAGAARKCLERGGRMAMPRDRKEQEALADYVKSFFHPGNWPVWLGINDLRSEGMYLFDDGTRVSYFQWRKHFLSSQPDGGRRENCVAMSSDDGDWWDHYCDRTMNYLCEFDDRVAL is encoded by the exons ATGGGACCGGCTGCCACCTCGCTCGCTCTCCTGTGTTTATGTTCTCTGGGTCTGTGTGTTCCTACAGGGACGGCTGATGCTACACCAACACAG GCATCCCTGTTAGAGGTgaagaaaggaagaggagatgTCCCTGATATTCTTCCAGAGCCTGAACCAGAGCCAACCAGCCCagtgtcagactttgaaaactcATACAACTATGTCT TGTCCAGACTAGCCAGTATGGACCAGGCGATCCACAAGCTCAATGTTGGTCACTACACCCTGGATGTTAAAGTCAGCCAGTTGTTGGATCGCCTGTCAAGGATTGATG CTAAAGTCGGGGAGCTGGAAGACAGCATCCAGGAGGTCTACCAGCACAGTAAGGACAACCGCAAGGAGATTGGAAGACTGGAAG GTTGCCAGAAGGGACACAGATTGGGATACAAGTGTTATCTTGTGTACAATAGCTATGAGGACTACGCCGGAGCTGCCAGAAAGTGCCTGGAACGCGGCGGCCGCATGGCGATGCCCCGCGACCGCAAGGAGCAGGAGGCCCTCGCTGACTACGTCAAGTCATTCTTCCACCCAGGGAACTGGCCCGTCTGGCTGGGCATCAACGACCTGCGATCTGAGGGCATGTACCTCTTTGATGACGGTACGCGGGTCTCATACTTCCAGTGGCGCAAACACTTCCTGTCCAGCCAGCCGGACGGAGGGAGGCGGGAGAACTGTGTGGCGATGTCGTCAGACGATGGCGACTGGTGGGACCACTACTGCGACCGGACCATGAACTATCTCTGCGAGTTTGATGACAGGGTGGcactttaa